One segment of Anatilimnocola aggregata DNA contains the following:
- a CDS encoding sialidase family protein, with translation MKQLLLLAAVLIPSFPLAAAELPEAVVFKAGVGGYHTYRIPALLVSPKGSLLAFCEGRKTGRGDHGDIDLMLKRSSDGGKTWSEQQLVLEEGDTQKVTIGNPCPVVDQETGVIWLPLTRDNDDVLMLSSADDGVTWSKPVDITKSVKRDEWSWYATGPGNGIQLQHGKFRGRLVIPCDHKVKNEKDKNLGFRSHVIYSDDHGKTWQLGGVLDPTTNECAVAELDDGTLLINMRTYRGKSQRTTSRSTDGGLTWSPIVDEPTLVEPVCQGSLIRIPATKSEPSLLAFSNPANPKQRQNLTIRLSRDGGKTWPASRVLCAGSSIYSSLAALPDGDIGVLFERDNYKELVFTRLSPAQIESSK, from the coding sequence ATGAAACAACTGCTGCTTCTCGCTGCGGTTTTGATCCCGTCCTTTCCCCTCGCAGCTGCAGAATTGCCGGAAGCGGTCGTGTTTAAGGCCGGCGTAGGGGGCTATCACACCTATCGAATTCCAGCGCTGCTCGTTTCACCTAAAGGATCACTGCTGGCATTTTGCGAAGGGCGAAAAACGGGTCGTGGCGATCATGGCGATATCGACCTGATGCTGAAGCGGAGCAGTGACGGCGGCAAAACTTGGAGCGAACAACAATTGGTTCTCGAAGAAGGTGACACGCAGAAAGTCACCATCGGCAATCCCTGCCCGGTGGTCGATCAAGAGACCGGCGTAATTTGGCTGCCTCTAACGCGCGACAACGACGACGTGCTGATGCTCTCTTCGGCCGATGATGGGGTAACCTGGTCGAAGCCGGTCGACATTACCAAGAGCGTGAAGCGGGATGAATGGTCGTGGTATGCCACCGGCCCCGGAAATGGCATTCAACTGCAACACGGCAAGTTCCGCGGCCGGCTGGTGATTCCCTGCGATCATAAAGTGAAGAACGAAAAAGATAAGAACCTGGGCTTTCGTTCGCATGTGATCTATTCGGACGATCACGGCAAAACTTGGCAACTGGGCGGTGTGCTCGATCCCACAACCAACGAGTGTGCTGTGGCGGAACTGGACGATGGGACGTTGCTCATCAACATGCGGACCTATCGTGGCAAGTCGCAACGAACCACCAGTCGCAGCACCGACGGGGGCCTCACCTGGTCGCCGATTGTGGACGAGCCCACTCTCGTCGAGCCCGTTTGCCAGGGTAGTCTCATTCGCATTCCTGCGACCAAGAGCGAACCAAGCTTGCTCGCGTTCAGCAATCCGGCCAATCCCAAGCAGCGACAAAACCTGACGATCCGCCTCAGCCGCGATGGCGGCAAGACCTGGCCGGCCAGCCGAGTGCTATGCGCGGGCTCTTCGATCTATTCATCGTTGGCGGCCTTGCCTGACGGCGATATCGGCGTGCTGTTTGAACGCGACAATTACAAAGAGCTTGTCTTCACTCGCCTGTCGCCAGCCCAGATTGAGTCGTCCAAATAG
- the ribD gene encoding bifunctional diaminohydroxyphosphoribosylaminopyrimidine deaminase/5-amino-6-(5-phosphoribosylamino)uracil reductase RibD — translation MPPEPSPEQDRQFMHRALELAARGRGWVEPNPLVGCVIVRDGKIVGEGFHQRYGGPHAEVEALRVAGEAARGSTLYVTLEPCCHFGKTPPCTQAVVKAGVARVVAAMRDPFPQVSGQGAAELQQAGVQIDLGLLAAEAHELNAPYLKLLTSGQPWLIAKWAMTLDGKIATRTGASKWISGPESRELVQQLRGRVDGILIGRRTAELDDPLLTARIASGEKPPRVATRIVLDSQASLNLQSQLVQTAREVPLLVVAANTASAANVAALQKTGVEVLQLPGKTPDERLTQLLAELGSRRLTNVLCEGGGQLLGSLFDASLVDEVHCFIAPKIFGGAQAAGPIAGAGVELPSLATTLSKPNWQQVGDDLYVRGRVKTQA, via the coding sequence ATGCCACCGGAACCAAGCCCCGAGCAAGATCGCCAGTTCATGCACCGCGCGCTGGAGTTGGCCGCGCGCGGACGAGGTTGGGTCGAGCCCAATCCGCTGGTGGGCTGCGTGATCGTGCGCGACGGCAAGATTGTCGGCGAAGGCTTTCATCAACGTTATGGTGGCCCTCATGCAGAAGTAGAAGCTTTGCGTGTTGCCGGTGAAGCCGCTCGTGGCAGCACACTCTACGTCACACTCGAGCCCTGTTGCCATTTTGGTAAGACACCTCCTTGCACGCAGGCAGTAGTCAAGGCGGGCGTGGCGCGAGTCGTTGCTGCCATGCGCGACCCCTTTCCGCAAGTCAGCGGGCAAGGAGCCGCCGAACTGCAGCAGGCTGGCGTACAAATCGACTTGGGACTGCTCGCAGCCGAAGCGCACGAGTTGAATGCACCGTATTTGAAATTGCTCACCAGCGGACAGCCCTGGTTAATTGCCAAGTGGGCTATGACTCTCGACGGCAAGATTGCGACCCGCACCGGAGCGAGCAAATGGATCTCGGGGCCCGAATCGCGAGAACTGGTTCAGCAACTGCGCGGGCGAGTCGATGGAATTCTGATTGGGCGAAGAACCGCGGAACTCGACGATCCACTCCTTACGGCCCGAATTGCCTCCGGCGAAAAACCGCCCCGTGTCGCTACGCGCATCGTCCTCGACTCGCAAGCTTCGCTCAACTTACAGAGCCAGTTGGTGCAAACCGCCCGCGAGGTGCCACTCCTGGTAGTCGCAGCGAACACAGCCAGTGCCGCGAACGTTGCCGCATTACAAAAGACCGGGGTGGAGGTATTGCAACTACCAGGCAAAACGCCTGATGAGCGACTCACCCAGTTGCTCGCAGAATTAGGCAGCCGGCGATTAACCAACGTCCTGTGCGAAGGGGGCGGTCAGTTGTTGGGCTCACTCTTCGACGCAAGCCTGGTCGACGAAGTTCACTGCTTCATTGCCCCCAAGATATTCGGAGGGGCTCAGGCCGCTGGCCCCATTGCAGGGGCAGGAGTTGAATTACCCTCGCTGGCAACCACGCTTAGCAAGCCTAACTGGCAACAAGTGGGGGACGATCTCTACGTGCGAGGCCGAGTAAAAACTCAGGCCTGA
- the ilvA gene encoding threonine ammonia-lyase, which translates to MNTPSSDSLTLADIQAARERIRDGIALTPCPPSVPLAEVAGCEVFCKLEFLQRTGSFKERGARNALILLSDDAKQKGVIAASAGNHALALAYHGSSLGIPVTVVMPTYAPLIKQTNCRKLGAKVEVQGTSFAEAKQRAGEIAAQQGLTYVDGYNDPGVIAGAGTLGLEVLEQVPDLAAVIVPLGGGGLVAGVALAIKSLRPQTDVIGVQAANATAFSAAIEAGSPVDVTTQPTLADGLAVSRAGSLALEIARQRIDKIVTVTEADIALAVVRLMELEKSVVEGAGAASLAALLSGKLPELAGKKVVLLLCGGNIDLTILSRLIDAALVADGRLARFTAEISDRPGGLANFATILTQLGVSVKDIVHDRTFCAPNVAAVNVLCTVETRDAAQIAELYRCLTSAGIRHFAHVGRE; encoded by the coding sequence ATGAATACGCCCTCTTCCGATTCGCTGACGCTTGCCGATATTCAAGCCGCGCGCGAGCGCATTCGCGACGGCATCGCACTCACTCCCTGCCCGCCGAGCGTTCCCCTGGCCGAAGTCGCGGGCTGCGAAGTCTTCTGCAAGCTTGAGTTCCTGCAGCGAACCGGTTCGTTCAAAGAACGCGGCGCGCGGAACGCCCTGATCTTGCTGAGTGATGACGCCAAGCAAAAAGGGGTGATCGCCGCCAGCGCTGGCAATCACGCTCTGGCCCTGGCCTATCACGGCAGTTCACTCGGCATTCCGGTGACCGTGGTCATGCCCACCTATGCTCCGCTCATCAAGCAGACTAACTGCCGCAAGTTGGGCGCGAAGGTGGAAGTGCAGGGAACTAGCTTTGCCGAAGCAAAACAAAGGGCTGGAGAAATCGCGGCCCAGCAGGGGCTGACGTATGTCGATGGCTACAACGACCCGGGCGTGATTGCCGGAGCCGGTACGCTGGGGCTAGAAGTATTGGAACAGGTGCCCGATCTAGCTGCGGTAATCGTTCCGCTGGGCGGAGGTGGACTCGTGGCCGGAGTCGCGCTCGCAATCAAATCGCTTCGTCCCCAGACCGACGTCATCGGCGTGCAAGCAGCCAACGCTACCGCGTTTTCAGCTGCCATCGAGGCGGGTTCGCCGGTCGACGTGACCACACAACCTACGTTGGCCGATGGTTTGGCCGTCTCGCGCGCCGGCTCTCTGGCTTTGGAGATTGCAAGGCAGCGTATCGATAAGATTGTGACGGTGACCGAGGCCGACATCGCCCTGGCCGTCGTACGTTTGATGGAACTGGAGAAGAGTGTCGTCGAAGGAGCCGGTGCCGCCTCGCTGGCAGCACTGCTCAGCGGTAAGTTGCCGGAACTAGCGGGAAAAAAAGTGGTGTTGCTCCTCTGTGGCGGCAATATCGACCTGACCATTCTCAGCCGCTTGATTGATGCAGCGCTGGTGGCCGATGGTCGCCTCGCGCGTTTCACGGCTGAGATCAGCGATCGTCCTGGCGGGCTCGCAAACTTCGCGACGATCCTCACCCAGCTCGGCGTGAGTGTGAAAGACATCGTGCACGATCGAACCTTCTGTGCGCCGAATGTGGCAGCAGTGAATGTGCTCTGCACAGTGGAGACTCGCGACGCGGCGCAGATCGCGGAACTCTATCGATGTCTGACCTCGGCGGGCATTCGTCACTTCGCGCATGTCGGACGCGAGTGA
- a CDS encoding DUF4919 domain-containing protein produces the protein MFQEFARFLTLPSRATYLAARRAWLQLNVEPLTPADLQGVAELLAAGEATAVIERVHGWQSRAALSPRAHYFAAEAHESLGESEPAEMERWVFSACLQGILATGDGTRRKPYIVSQLSDEYDVLKLLGLRSEKQQLVQRGRRSCDVLTCHDGSHLWFNVSDLIAVPEEAISQAPLVEIKRTEKGVIRTTRRISDPLRAVPR, from the coding sequence ATGTTTCAGGAGTTCGCTCGCTTTCTCACGTTGCCGTCACGAGCAACGTACCTCGCCGCGCGGCGTGCGTGGTTGCAGCTGAACGTCGAGCCATTGACTCCCGCCGATCTGCAAGGTGTCGCGGAGTTGCTAGCCGCGGGCGAAGCGACCGCCGTCATCGAGCGCGTGCATGGTTGGCAATCGCGAGCGGCCTTGTCGCCGCGGGCCCATTACTTCGCTGCCGAAGCTCACGAGAGCCTGGGTGAGAGTGAACCAGCTGAAATGGAACGCTGGGTGTTCAGCGCTTGCCTGCAGGGAATCCTGGCGACTGGCGATGGAACGCGCCGCAAGCCCTACATCGTCTCGCAGCTGTCGGATGAGTACGACGTGCTCAAATTACTCGGCCTGCGCAGCGAAAAACAGCAACTTGTGCAGCGCGGCCGCCGCTCGTGCGACGTACTCACATGCCACGATGGCAGCCATTTGTGGTTCAACGTTAGCGACCTCATTGCGGTGCCGGAAGAGGCAATTTCGCAGGCGCCACTGGTCGAAATCAAGCGAACGGAAAAGGGGGTTATTCGAACGACACGTCGAATTTCCGATCCGCTAAGAGCCGTTCCTCGCTGA
- a CDS encoding dienelactone hydrolase family protein, whose translation MSVFAPSTWAEGSANKEVSWLAETQQRPEKLPADAKSFPSLLVDKAGQPIRTVAAWQERRKELLAQWQEFLGAMPAKRDPSKPPQVKVLEADTVGNVTRQRVEYEVEPGLVTEAYICRPTELTGTTSGVVCFHSTVEHSIRQPAGLGKDVQKAFGLKFAQQGRIVFSPRCFAWPANDKMAVQEETRKYLARVPKSLGMAKMLYDSLVAVDILAKLPGVDPERLGAVGHSLGAKEVLYLAAFDERIKVTVSSEGGVGLKFSNWNAPWYLGTAIDEPGFPHDHHELLACVAPRPFLLVGGESADGDRGWPYIAAALPAYHLSDPTARLGQFNHRQGHAVPPIAEERIEEWFRTYL comes from the coding sequence GTGTCTGTCTTTGCCCCAAGCACTTGGGCAGAGGGTTCAGCCAACAAGGAGGTCTCTTGGCTGGCCGAGACTCAGCAGCGGCCCGAAAAGCTCCCTGCTGATGCAAAGTCGTTCCCAAGTTTGCTGGTCGACAAAGCGGGCCAGCCCATTCGCACGGTCGCTGCTTGGCAAGAGCGGCGGAAGGAATTGCTCGCCCAATGGCAAGAATTCTTGGGAGCGATGCCGGCGAAGCGAGATCCGAGCAAGCCGCCGCAAGTGAAAGTGCTGGAAGCGGACACTGTCGGCAATGTCACGCGCCAGCGCGTGGAGTATGAAGTGGAACCGGGGTTGGTTACCGAAGCTTATATCTGCCGACCAACTGAGTTAACAGGCACTACCTCCGGTGTCGTTTGTTTTCATTCGACAGTCGAGCATTCCATTCGTCAGCCCGCTGGTCTGGGCAAGGATGTGCAAAAGGCCTTCGGACTGAAGTTCGCACAGCAGGGGCGAATCGTTTTCTCGCCGCGCTGTTTTGCCTGGCCCGCGAACGACAAAATGGCCGTGCAAGAAGAGACTCGCAAGTATCTGGCTCGCGTCCCCAAGAGTTTGGGCATGGCGAAGATGCTCTACGACTCGCTGGTGGCCGTCGACATCCTCGCCAAACTGCCGGGCGTCGATCCCGAGCGACTTGGTGCCGTTGGCCATTCGCTGGGGGCCAAGGAAGTTCTCTATCTAGCCGCCTTCGATGAGCGGATCAAAGTGACCGTCAGCAGTGAAGGCGGCGTCGGCTTGAAGTTTTCGAATTGGAACGCGCCCTGGTACTTGGGGACGGCCATCGACGAGCCGGGCTTTCCACATGACCATCACGAACTTCTGGCTTGCGTTGCGCCGCGGCCGTTTTTGCTGGTGGGGGGCGAAAGTGCCGATGGAGACCGCGGCTGGCCCTATATAGCTGCTGCGTTACCGGCCTATCACTTATCTGACCCGACGGCCCGCCTTGGCCAGTTCAATCACCGTCAGGGGCATGCGGTGCCACCGATTGCCGAAGAGCGAATCGAGGAATGGTTTCGGACCTATTTGTAA
- a CDS encoding HEAT repeat domain-containing protein gives MRTLVWVLLLLPSLFLVVGCGERPVATADSGAKSVKKKRPLAKNIPQPATKIDVPEDLYDSPAAALADVKRWVDSKDSKAGQVLLKTEAWLIRRGDAIVPELTARVEDTSEDLAIRMTACRVLSKMGPVGRPAVLAAIDSSPQQLRVKAIESLGRIKPADKASVDKLIKLLDDKEYDIRKAALLGISATEKAGASATTRLMKLLNDTNEDETIRSLAKVALKKVDPRKGLMGADKEK, from the coding sequence ATGCGAACTTTGGTATGGGTGCTTCTGCTGTTGCCTTCTCTGTTTCTTGTTGTCGGCTGTGGCGAACGCCCCGTTGCCACTGCCGACAGCGGCGCGAAAAGCGTCAAGAAGAAGCGGCCGCTGGCCAAGAATATTCCGCAGCCGGCAACCAAGATTGATGTTCCCGAAGATCTCTACGACAGCCCCGCGGCCGCACTCGCCGATGTGAAGCGCTGGGTCGATTCCAAAGACTCTAAGGCCGGGCAAGTGCTGCTGAAGACCGAAGCCTGGCTCATTCGCCGCGGCGATGCGATCGTTCCGGAACTGACTGCGCGCGTCGAAGATACCAGCGAAGACTTGGCCATCCGCATGACTGCTTGCCGCGTGCTCAGCAAGATGGGGCCAGTAGGTCGGCCGGCGGTGCTCGCCGCGATCGACAGTTCGCCCCAACAGCTGCGGGTGAAGGCCATCGAAAGCTTGGGACGGATCAAGCCAGCCGACAAGGCGAGTGTCGACAAGTTGATCAAACTGCTCGACGACAAGGAATACGATATTCGGAAGGCGGCCTTGCTCGGTATTTCGGCAACCGAGAAAGCCGGTGCGAGTGCGACCACCAGGCTCATGAAGTTGCTCAACGACACGAATGAAGACGAGACGATTCGGAGCCTGGCAAAAGTTGCCCTGAAGAAGGTCGATCCGCGCAAGGGCTTGATGGGCGCTGACAAAGAGAAATAA
- a CDS encoding 6-bladed beta-propeller has translation MSRPSRVSRRKFLKTSAAVAAVSSVPALWTTAKAAKPLVVGEKEHVFEVQHEWPQLPSQYSWQTTHNVAVDKAGNLYVIHEGRENLKDHPSIFVFDAEGKFIRAFGQQFQGGGHGIEIRSEGGEEFLYVCAYQALKTFAKLTLTGEKVWQKYAPMESGVYAAEEDTKPAKVWGRDRFLPTNFAFLNDGGFLLVDGYGAYYVHRFDKDGKWLSCFGGVGKGEGKFNTPHGIWIDKRAGRTPAIVVCDRANGTLQYFDMDGKYLETLAGYGLPANAETWQNLLVVPELKARVTLLNEKNEVVARLGDDVARVTGKDGGKIRGDSSQWQPGRFVHPHDACFGADGSIFVAEWVGTGRVSKLKKLS, from the coding sequence ATGAGTCGTCCTTCGCGCGTTTCGCGTCGCAAGTTTTTGAAGACGTCGGCGGCCGTGGCTGCGGTGTCATCGGTCCCCGCGCTGTGGACCACGGCCAAGGCAGCCAAGCCGCTCGTGGTGGGCGAGAAGGAGCACGTGTTTGAAGTGCAGCATGAGTGGCCGCAGTTGCCGAGCCAATACTCGTGGCAGACAACGCACAATGTGGCGGTCGACAAGGCGGGCAACTTGTACGTGATTCACGAGGGGCGCGAGAACCTCAAGGATCATCCGTCGATCTTTGTGTTCGATGCCGAAGGGAAGTTCATCCGCGCTTTCGGCCAGCAGTTTCAAGGTGGCGGCCACGGCATCGAGATTCGCTCTGAAGGGGGCGAAGAGTTTCTGTATGTCTGTGCCTATCAAGCACTCAAAACGTTCGCCAAGCTTACGCTCACGGGCGAAAAGGTCTGGCAAAAGTACGCGCCGATGGAGTCGGGCGTTTACGCAGCCGAAGAAGACACCAAGCCCGCCAAGGTCTGGGGTCGCGATCGCTTTCTGCCGACCAACTTCGCCTTTCTAAATGACGGCGGCTTTCTGCTCGTCGATGGCTACGGAGCGTACTACGTTCACCGCTTCGACAAAGATGGGAAATGGCTCTCTTGTTTTGGTGGGGTCGGCAAGGGAGAAGGGAAGTTCAATACGCCGCACGGCATCTGGATCGATAAGCGGGCCGGGCGCACTCCGGCAATCGTTGTGTGCGATCGCGCGAACGGTACGCTCCAGTATTTCGACATGGACGGCAAATATCTCGAAACGCTGGCCGGCTACGGTCTGCCCGCAAATGCCGAAACCTGGCAGAACCTGCTCGTCGTTCCCGAACTCAAAGCCCGCGTGACGCTGCTGAACGAGAAGAATGAAGTCGTCGCCCGACTCGGTGACGACGTGGCCCGCGTGACCGGCAAGGACGGCGGCAAGATTCGTGGGGATAGTTCGCAGTGGCAGCCCGGTCGCTTTGTGCATCCGCACGATGCCTGCTTCGGGGCCGATGGCAGCATCTTTGTTGCCGAATGGGTCGGAACGGGACGCGTTTCAAAGTTGAAGAAGCTGAGTTAG